A segment of the Candidatus Pelagisphaera phototrophica genome:
CTTTTAGAAATCCCAACTAAAACCCGATTCCTACGGTTTTGGTGCGCACCCGGCAGACATACATATCAACGGTCATGTAAAGGGTGGATCCATCGTCGCCCCAGGTGCAATTACTCGAATGCTCTCCCATTTCGATTCTTCCGAGTAGATCCCCTTGCGGAGAAAAAATATAAATTCCGGCAGGACCCGACGCCCACAGGTTTCCCTTCCGATCAACGGTCATCCCGTCGGCATTTCCGACACCGTCCTTCTTGAATTTGAGAGCGTTGTATAAGAGCTTTCCCTTCCCGATTTTTCCGTCTCCCTTGACCGGATACGATCTCCAAAGAGGAGCCGCACTATCGGATTGGGCAACGTAGAGGGTTTTCCCATCTGGCGAAAGAGCAATCCCATTGGGTCGAGTGAAATCCTTGGTCAAGAGCTCGACTTCTCCATTCGGCCGAAGCAGAAATACGCCACAGTAATCCATTTCTCGCCGCGGATCGTCTTGCCTTCCGGGCAAGCCATAAATCGGATCGGTAAAATAGAGATTTCCGTTTGGATGGTAAACCAAATCGTTTGGGCTGTTAAATCGCTTCCCTTTGTAGTTGTCCGCTAGGGTTCGTTTTCCACCATCTTTGGTGAGGACAGATATTCGCCGATCCCCATGCTCGCACAAAGTCAGTCGTCCCATTGCATCAAAAAGCAGCCCGTTGCTACCAGGCTCCCTTCCGTAATCCACAATACCCGTATATCCTGCTGGTCGTAAATACTCGCTCAATCCCTCCGTCTCGCTCCATTTCATCACGACATTTCGTGGGATATCCGAGAATACTAAAAAACCACCTTCTTTATTCCAAGCGGGTCCTTCGGTCCAGACGAACCCGGAGGCAATCACCTCGATTTGGGCTTCTTCATCGATGAGTTCGTCCAAACGATCATCGAACTTGTTAATCTTTCCAATCACCGGGTAATTGCTCGGAGTGTCCGTGTTTCCTGAGAGACTGGTAATCGCAATGGAAGCGACGCACGCGAAAAGAAAAGGGGAGCGTTTCATTCCTCTATCCTCTAACTGGGCGCTCGATTGTCC
Coding sequences within it:
- a CDS encoding SMP-30/gluconolactonase/LRE family protein encodes the protein MKRSPFLFACVASIAITSLSGNTDTPSNYPVIGKINKFDDRLDELIDEEAQIEVIASGFVWTEGPAWNKEGGFLVFSDIPRNVVMKWSETEGLSEYLRPAGYTGIVDYGREPGSNGLLFDAMGRLTLCEHGDRRISVLTKDGGKRTLADNYKGKRFNSPNDLVYHPNGNLYFTDPIYGLPGRQDDPRREMDYCGVFLLRPNGEVELLTKDFTRPNGIALSPDGKTLYVAQSDSAAPLWRSYPVKGDGKIGKGKLLYNALKFKKDGVGNADGMTVDRKGNLWASGPAGIYIFSPQGDLLGRIEMGEHSSNCTWGDDGSTLYMTVDMYVCRVRTKTVGIGF